From Mycobacteriales bacterium, the proteins below share one genomic window:
- the truB gene encoding tRNA pseudouridine(55) synthase TruB, whose product MTDGLLVVDKPAGWTSHDVVGKVRRLAGTRRVGHAGTLDPMATGVLVIGVNRATRLLGHLALHDKAYDATIRLGSATTTDDAEGELVGGDASEAAASLTDQQIADAMSRLTGEIGQVPASVSAIKVDGVRAYAKARAGHAVVLEPRPVTVSEFSLTARRGAELDVHVTCSTGTYVRALARDLGAALGVGGHLTALRRTRSGPYAVTEARTVEALEASFALTPLAEAAARAFPSIQVDAQQAARIANGQRLALDVTPPTSAVFAPDGRLVALVTDRDGVAQPVCVFG is encoded by the coding sequence ATGACCGACGGGCTGCTCGTCGTCGACAAGCCGGCAGGGTGGACGTCGCACGACGTCGTCGGCAAGGTCCGGCGGTTGGCAGGGACGCGGCGGGTCGGACACGCCGGCACGCTCGACCCGATGGCGACCGGCGTCCTCGTCATCGGGGTCAACCGGGCGACTCGGCTGCTCGGTCACCTCGCACTGCACGACAAGGCCTACGACGCGACGATTCGGCTCGGCAGCGCGACCACCACCGATGACGCCGAAGGCGAGCTCGTCGGCGGGGACGCTTCCGAGGCGGCAGCGTCGCTCACCGACCAGCAGATCGCAGACGCGATGTCGAGGCTCACCGGGGAGATCGGGCAGGTCCCGGCGAGCGTCTCGGCGATCAAGGTCGACGGCGTACGGGCCTACGCGAAGGCGCGGGCCGGGCACGCCGTGGTGCTCGAGCCGCGGCCGGTCACCGTCTCGGAGTTCTCCCTCACCGCGCGGCGCGGGGCCGAGCTCGACGTGCACGTGACGTGCTCGACCGGCACCTACGTCCGCGCCCTCGCCCGCGACCTCGGCGCCGCGCTCGGCGTCGGCGGCCATCTGACCGCGTTGCGACGGACCAGGAGCGGTCCTTACGCCGTCACTGAGGCGCGCACCGTCGAGGCGCTGGAGGCGAGCTTCGCACTGACCCCGTTGGCCGAGGCCGCGGCGCGAGCGTTCCCCTCCATCCAGGTCGACGCGCAGCAGGCGGCGCGGATCGCCAACGGTCAGCGGCTCGCCCTCGACGTGACGCCGCCGACCTCGGCGGTGTTCGCCCCTGACGGGAGGCTGGTCGCTCTTGTCACGGATCGTGACGGCGTGGCGCAGCCGGTCTGCGTGTTCGGCTGA
- a CDS encoding bifunctional riboflavin kinase/FAD synthetase, whose protein sequence is MSSVVPIGVFDGVHRGHQLVLQHAVDAARRREAKVVVVTFDPHPTAILSPRHVPPMLTTLDRRLSLLKAHGADDVLVLEFTRELSRQTADEFVEQVLIDRLSAVQIVVGRNFRFGHRASGDVELLRKHALAVDDVPLLTAGGTVSSTMVRDLVVHGDVEAAAAALGRLHLVEGPVVRGDARGRALGFPTANVGVDESIAVPQDGVYAGWLTRADGTRVKAAISVGTNPTFDGVERRVEAYAIDVGHELDLYDEHVTVEFASRLRGMERFADVDELIAQMHRDVAVARDSLS, encoded by the coding sequence GTGAGCAGCGTCGTCCCGATCGGGGTGTTCGACGGCGTCCATCGCGGCCATCAGCTGGTGTTGCAGCACGCGGTCGACGCCGCCCGACGGCGCGAGGCGAAAGTGGTGGTCGTCACCTTCGATCCGCACCCGACCGCGATCCTCTCGCCGCGCCACGTCCCGCCGATGCTGACCACCCTCGACCGGCGGCTCTCGCTGCTGAAGGCGCACGGCGCCGACGACGTACTGGTGCTCGAGTTCACCCGTGAGCTGTCACGCCAGACCGCGGACGAGTTCGTCGAGCAGGTGCTCATCGACCGGCTCTCGGCCGTTCAGATCGTGGTCGGTCGTAACTTTCGGTTCGGCCATCGCGCGTCCGGCGACGTCGAGCTGCTCCGCAAGCATGCGCTGGCCGTCGACGACGTCCCGCTTCTCACGGCCGGCGGCACGGTCTCCTCGACCATGGTTCGTGACCTGGTCGTCCACGGTGACGTCGAGGCCGCCGCGGCGGCGCTCGGCCGGCTGCACCTGGTCGAGGGTCCGGTGGTGCGCGGCGACGCGCGCGGCCGCGCGCTCGGGTTCCCGACGGCCAACGTAGGCGTCGACGAGAGCATCGCCGTACCCCAGGACGGGGTCTACGCCGGGTGGCTGACCCGCGCCGACGGCACCCGGGTGAAGGCGGCGATCAGCGTGGGGACCAACCCGACCTTCGACGGCGTCGAGCGTCGCGTCGAGGCCTACGCGATCGACGTCGGTCATGAGCTGGATCTCTACGACGAGCACGTCACGGTCGAGTTCGCGAGCCGGCTGCGCGGCATGGAGCGCTTCGCGGACGTGGACGAGCTCATCGCCCAGATGCACCGCGACGTGGCCGTCGCTCGCGATTCCCTCAGCTGA